A stretch of the Ostrea edulis chromosome 9, xbOstEdul1.1, whole genome shotgun sequence genome encodes the following:
- the LOC125672884 gene encoding short-chain collagen C4-like, which produces MMSLLTFLLMVHVSQAETQTGSCKDILHGFLSGQLSSALGDYQIKALKQEFLKFTNTMQQSMNVFKEQMKADFEKKGRINKSVVYTRWGKKTCPSNAELVLSGFTGGSHYTHSGAAVDPLCLPRDPEWGRYKDGADGGRAYVYGAEYETGNSLSNLRNLHDHDVPCAVCLVHNRSVLRVFPARKTCYKGWKLEYDGYLMAGYHTHPAATTYKCVDRKPDTITGGHSDQDGYRFYFVEAKCGSLKCPPYVNGRELVCAVCSKA; this is translated from the exons ATGATGTCTTTACTCACCTTCCTACTGATGGTCCATGTTTCACAAGCTGAAACACAAACTGGAAGCTGCAAAGACATCTTACATGGCTTCCTGTCTGGACAATTGTCGTCAGCTCTTGGGGATTATCAGATTAAAGCTTTGAAACAGGAGTTCCTAAAGTTCACAAATACAATGCAGCAATCTATGAACGTATTCAAGGAACAAATGAAAGctgattttgagaaaaaag GTAGAATAAACAAGAGCGTTGTCTATACAAGGTGGGGAAAAAAGACATGTCCCTCGAATGCTGAGCTTGTTCTTTCTG GATTTACTGGTGGGTCACATTATACTCACTCGGGAGCGGCCGTTGATCCCCTTTGTTTACCAAGAGATCCCGAATGGGGCCGGTACAAAGATGGGGCTGACGGCGGTAGAGCTTATGTATATGGAGCAGAATACGAAACTGGCAATTCTCTGAGTAACTTGCGGAATCTCCATGACCATGACGTACCGTGCGCTGTCTGCCTGGTCCATAATAGATCTGTTCTAAGAGTATTCCCAG CAAGGAAAACATGCTACAAAGGATGGAAATTGGAATACGATGGATATCTAATGGCTGGATATCATACTCATCCTGCTGCTACAACTTACAAGTGCGTGGATAGGAAGCCCGATACTATCACTGGGGGACATTCTGATCAAGACGGTTATCGTTTCTATTTTGTGGAAGCAAAATGTGGCTCATTGAAATGCCCACCATACGTAAACGGGCGGGAACTTGTATGTGCTGTCTGCTCAAAGGCGTAA